ATCTGGATCAATctaatatatcatcattttaatattttttaaaatatcacattgaatttttttaaagcatctaatttatcttgaattagTCTTCATAATATGTTCTAGTTTGGTTTTTCtatgatcatcatttttttattttttttataagattatcacaGTCTAATAATCTGAATTGtagatttaacaggttaactcgagttaacataGGTTGATATATaccctgtttatttttacattttaaaagtgtttttgaattttttttatttttttatttactttaaattaatcttatttggtatttaaaaattattttgatgcgctgatgtaaaaataattttaaaaaaataaaaaacattattttgatatatttctgagcgaaaaacactttaaaaagcaaccgttaccacactcccaaacaccctcATGATATGCTatcgtttcaatattttttttaaaaaatatcatcttgatttttttaaaatctaaatcatatttttttttaattgtgcatTCAAACCCAAGTACttgaaccatttttttttctatcatttatgtttttttaatttgatttttttttagtttgacactataatcatagttttgcaaatttttgatttattttttgctttaaatgataattttatattttttaaattattttgatgtattaatttaataaataaattttaaaaattaaaaaaaaattattttaatatatatacaattaaaaaatacttaaaaaaaatgggaCCACTTTCTCAACCAGGTCTCGGTCCTCGTCCTATTAGTCGTAGAACGGCGCTGTCCTACTCTCGAGATGTAGATAGTCTTCGCATTATAAGACaacgaaatgaaaaaaaaaaaaaaaaacaaaatggaatcACAATTTCGATACAACCTATGGCACATATCATTAGCAAGGAAGGACTGGTATTACAATTAATCACAAAAgggaattaaaaattaaaagtaaatatataaaataagatccatattaaaaatacaaggtataaatttatttaatcagaCACGGTCACGTCACATGTGCAGGTTTCCTAGGTTTATGCCGTGCAAGATACGTCCAGTCCACCACAACaattgtacattttttttttttaatttttttctgctaTCATAGTaagaatgtatatatatatgtatgtatcaAACACATTTATCATCCTTCGTTATAAAttctaagaaaatcaatttaaagaattaatacttttttctcGGAAGAAACAGAAGACAAAAGAGTGGATTGCTTTGGGACgcggaaaagaaaagaaaagaaaaaaacagaagacaCTCTCTTCTTCTATAAATTCCCCCCTGCTCTTACTGCTCACATCTATTGTAATGGATACTGCAGGGAATTTGAAGACATCAAGCATCGAATTAGACCTGGATCGTCCCAATATAGAGGACTACCTTCCTTCTGGATCCTCCATTCAGGAGCCTCGGGGCAAGCTTCGTCTGTATGAATTCTGTCTCAAATCTTTTGATTCGGGTTCTGTTTTTTGGCTACGCTTTGATTTCAAGTTCTGTTTTTCTAGCTGTTTCAGAGCtgtaaagatttgatttttaataggGTTTTGCTTGATGGTCTCTCTGGTTCTTGTTCAGGCGTGACTTGCTTGATATTTCACCTACTCTTACGGAGGCAGCTGGTGCCATTGTTGATGTgagttttattcaaattccttttttttttatttcagagaAAATGTGTGACGCAACATGTTTTTTGAATGGAAAGAAAGGAACTTTATGTAAATTCTGGATGAGATAGTGTTAATCATGGATTTTAGGCATGCAGTGGCATGGTTACATTGTTTTAGTTAGCTGAAAATGACCTGTTTTATTGATTCAAAATAATAGGCTTGATAAGGAGATTTAGAAgaaaagttttagttttttctatgagagtttatatattaattttactcaTGTTTAGATTAAACTCAAATTTGAGAATGAATGAATTAGGACTCATTTACATgataagtaaatttttttactgaATTCAAAGAGGGGAATTTGGGCATAGTTTTAGATGAAAGAGGTGttaatcatgataaaaaaaatataaataaatcttaacGGAAAAGTAATTATgggctattatttattttcaagttcggtctcttttttttttgagtaattTTCTGATTAACTTGAGATCAAAGAAGCAATATAAACATGCAACAGTATAACTAGCTGGGTTTTGCTCATTGAAAATAACCTGATTTTCTTGATTCAAAATAATCGGCTCAATAAGGAAATTTAACCCTATTTGGATTAAACtcaaatttaacaatgaatgaaCCAGGATTCATTCACACGATGTTTCAAGTCGAATCCTCCAGAACCATGGAACTGGAATGTGTATTTGTTTCCCCTTTGGTGCTGCGGTGTGGTGATTCGGTATGGGATTTTGTTCCCTGTCAGGTTAGTTATCTGCTGActacaatattttctatatatatccCAAGGGTCACTAAAGTGAAGCTTGGTCTCTGTGCCAATTTAGATAATTTGAGTTCTCATTTTGATTCTTGACTTTATGGAGTTTTAAAATGTCATAATGAAGAGATGAACTGATGTTCTttatttgctgctccttatctTTTTACAAATTTTTGTGTCCCCTACGAAAGTCTGATTGATATGATGGTTTATCTTCAAATAAGTTGCTACAGTGAACTCTTGTTCAATCTAGCTGGTTGATGTATTTCAATGAAATCTGCAGGGTTCTGGTACTGGCAATTGGGtggattatttttctttcatcctACATTCCAGTGCATTTTCTGCTGAAAGGGCAcgacaaattgagaaaaaaaatagaggtgtCGATCATTTATTTGTTGAAGTTCTTACTCTTTCTCAGAGTTAATATATAAGTATATTAGAGAAGACAATTGTGAAAATCtggtttttctatattttaatgTTCTAAAATCTCTAGAAGTGGTTATTGCAAACTGTGCTGAATGTattccatattttttaatttattctcagAGGTGTTTGGTGGAGTTAATTTGCATGTTCTTTGTTGCTTCATGGACTGGAGTTGTCAAGTACCATGGACCACGACCTAGCATACGGCCTAAACAGGTTCGTTCTAGTATAAACTTTTTTGATGTGATTATGTCTaataggttttaattttttcacttgtcaatcttttttctttttgatctgAGCATATCCAATAATTTTATTCACACTCACTTATTAGCATAAACTTGCTGCTGAACAGGTTTTTGTGAGCAATCATACTTCCATGATCGATTTCATTATCCTGGAACAGATGACTGCATTTGCTGTGATTATGCAGAAACACCCCGGTTGGGTTGGTAAGTGAGAAATGGCTTCATATCTATTTCAGATATTTGATCCAATTAACAGTTACATCCTGAGTTATATGTCTGTCAACAAATATCAAAGGATCCCTGAATTATGTGTAACTGATAATATCCCACAAGTACAATTTTGAAGGAAGAAATAGTGCAATCCCAGCTCTTATACTAGTTATTTTGCTTCAAGTCCTTTGTGGTGGTTGTTTATAGATAGTAAGAAATGTGGTGGCCAAGCTGAAAGGATTGTCATGTAGTATAGCATAGtgtatttattaaattgaatggtGGTTGCTCTAAATGCAGGGCTGTTGCAAAGCACAATATTAGAGAGTGTAGGATGTATCTGGTTCAATCGTGCAGAGGCAAAGGATCGTGAGATTGTAGCAAAGAAGTAGGTGTAAATGCTGGTGTTAAAATTACTGTTCTTGAAGATGATGTTCTCTTCATGATCATATGGAGTTGTATATTTCAGGTTACGGGATCATGTTCAGGAAGCTGACAACAACCCTCTTCTCATATTTCCAGAAGGAACTTGTGTAAATAACCATTATACTGTGATGTTTAAGAAGGTATGaatattcaacataaaaattattgctTCTTTAAGCTTGGAATGCATGTTTTCTGTAACTTATATTGTTTGATGATGTGCAGGGTGCGTTTGAACTAGACTCAACTGTTTGTCCAATCGCAATCAAGTACAACAAAATTTTCGTAGATGCCTTTTGGAACAGCCGAAAGTAAGAAGCTTTTCTTCTAATGACTGTCTTTTATACATATCCCAACATGGCTTTTCTTCTATTGactgtattttatatatatcccAGCATTTCCTAGAGAGTATGCATTTTTCAAAATGGGAGGAGGTTGGGGTATTTTTATGGTCGAGAAACATGCTTAAATGTCTCATTTGCAGGCAGTCTTTCACAAAGCATCTGTTGCAGCTGATGACATCTTGGGCTGTTGTTTGTGATGTGTGGTACTTGGAGCCCCAAAATCTGAGACCTGGAGAGACCGCCATTGAGTTTGCAGAGAGGTATATACATTCTTTTCCACCCTTTCTGTATTTTACATTGACATGTGTTTTGTAAAATtcctaataataaatttatttggttcAATTCCAATGCATTTGTGCAGGGTCAGAGACATTATATCTGTCCGAGCAGGTCTCAAAAAAGTTCCTTGGGATGGATATCTAAAGTATTCTCGCCCTAGCCCAAAACATAGAGAGCGCAAGTAAGCCAAACACCTTTCCTTGTCTTTTGCTGTCCTTTTTGTTTTATGACACACCTGATAGTCACACACTTCCGCTTTGATATTAGCTTTGCATATATGCATGGCAATATGTTTATAACTTGCGTTAGTTTTGCCCGGCAACATAATTTCCGACTACGGACAAGAGAAAGGATGATGCTTACCAGCCTATGACTATGTTTTTCTCAGTCTCTTGGCATTTATACGGGCATCGTTTACCAAAAATGTCCTGTATCTACGTGATTCTGTTGGTTGTGTATCTCTGAGAATGGTTGATGACATGCAGCTCCTGTTGGCACGTATCTTATTTGTATACTGTATAAATCTCTGATCTCATCCCCCCTTTGCATTTCAGGCAACAAAGTTTTGCTGAGTCAGTACTACGGTGCCTGCAGGAGAAGTGATGTATATTTCtgcgttttttcttttctttgttgtatttaTCCCAGAAATTGCTTCTGCACTTCTCTCCACATCTTATTGTTCAAATGTAAACTGTGATCTTTATCAACAGTTAAGCTGTGGGTATGATTAAGAAGCAATCTTTGAGAAAATTCCATATTTATCACTTTCTAGGTTTTACTTCAGTAAATTCACCAAAATGTTGAGAAAAGGCTCAAGTCTTATGGTGTCTGGTTCAATTTTACTTGGTCTTCAATTTTCATAACCATTTCTTGCTTCTTGCCTCCAAGGTTCGTTCTACAGCGAAACCGATCCACACTTTCTGGATGATCGGATGCCACAGTTTCCAGTCAATGGATAATGAATGTATCAATTCTTTCAACATCATCGTGGAATTCTTGAGCACCTACtatcagaaaaaaaacatataaactgTTTTGGGAATCTCTGTATCCTTTTCCTTCTCTGTACATGTTAGAGATAAGCTTTTGCCTGTCAAAAGAGGATGATACTAAAATCAAGCATTGACTCGGTGGACTGATAATGACTGTCTTCACAATTAacattaaccaaaaaataaaaagaggtttttttttaactgtatcTCTATTtattagtataattttttttcttttaaatcaatggttttttttttttaaaaaaacaaatcttatttttaatattatatttattttttattgagttattttattttcattatacgAATCGTAACTTTGATGGGTTAACGATTGCCTtgggtttttttcaatttttttttcaatttcatcatttaatattggattaattaggaattaaattttatgatttgttttgtttgttttctattaggttatttcaGTCTCATGGTCCGAGAATAATCCTTAACATGTTAACCCAGGTttatttgggttgttttttatattttttttaattgatttttttttccaaatttttataatttaatattgattcggttgagaattgagcttcacaaactgttttaatttgctttctatgaagaTATTTTAGTTTCATGATCAAGGTCACAGGTTTTGACATTTTAATCTCGGTTaaatgaactttttattttattttatttttaagaggttatctcggtctcaggAATTGGATCGCgcgtccttcaacattggatttgctttttattgggttgttattgtctcatgacccgagtcacggctttgacgggttaacttaatttttttttaattaatttttttttcgattttattgtttaatattgtgtttggttGAGAATCAgacttaatgatttattttggtttactttttattgggttatctcagCCTCAAGACCCAGAAATAATGCTTAActggttaacccaagttgacctAGCTCaattttgtgtcattttttaatcattttttttttttacaaatttcattgtttaaCATTGAGTTTGATAGAATCGAttgtgaattgagttttataatttgttttgatttactctttacggggttatctcaatctcgaAATTAGAGTTGAGAATTTGGCAGGTTGACATGGGTTAAATCatgtcatattttttatttttttctatgaggttatctcggtctcatgactctggtcatgagtttgacaaattaactcaggttgttttttttatgtttttttatcctcatccttcaatattgagttgattgagattttttttaaatttatttcaatttactttctatgaggttatctcaatcttataacCTGAGTTGcgagtttgataggttaacttggattgattttttagagtttttttaattgatttttttttttaaaattttatcttttaatatttggttgattaagaattaagttttataatttgttttgatttgttttatatggggttatcataTTCTCATAATCCGGGTAATGAATTTGACATGTTTACTTGGGTTGATccaagtcaatccaatatgttgttatcttaatatggaaacaaatatgtcatcttgaaattttagacccataaacataatattataacataacataatattttattaaaattaaactaattatacATCTATTCATAATTCTCATGACATATAATAACATGTAATTATATCTATAATCGTCTTAGCTCATAGAAGGGCATGCAACACTCGTGGATAGGTCTGGAGCATCACCTCAACTCATCCAACTAGAGGACGAGTTTGTAATATCCATGAAGGTGGGAGGAAGACCAATATCACCTCAACTCATGGACAGATTTGAGACGTTTGTGGATGGACTTTGGGCACTTGTGGGTGAATCAACATCCCTAGCATTCCTACGATAAGCAATCTCATCTTCCGCTAATGTCACTTCAAGACGCTCAACCTTCTTAATCTCATGaagcataattttaaaacctggtCTGGcctggcgggtcgacccgggactggaaccgggtcgggtttaagaaaaaatagggaaagTCAAAACCCGAGGTGACCCgacgggttgacccggcaagaccatgtcaaaaacccggttgcaacccgttgacttttgtttttttatttactaaaatgacatcgttttgattttaaaaaaaaatcagaattgacCTTGACGACCCGGttaaaacccgaaacccgggccttgaaccgggccgggtttaaaaactatgtcaTGAAGTCCACCACGACATAAATTGAGCAAATATTGGTCACAATACGTCCCATTTCATTAACACCTTTACAGATAATCGTTACTACTTTTCGAGCCTCCCGTACCAAGTAATGAATCTATATACAtacattaaaaaccaattagTAGTCATCATCTATAATAACATTATTCCAGTGTTTAATAAATGTTGTatgtaaaacaatattgtaTACCAATCGATTATGTCTTGGATATTGGGGTACATAATGCATCTAATTGCATGGATGCCTTGAGAAACATGATCATGTAGGTGTAATGAAAAAAAGCGTAATGGACAAATACCATCTCTTACAGGTATCTATATTAATCGTTTGATGTTGCTTCTAAAAAACACGATATCTCCTAGCATCTCAAAGATCTAGGTAAGATGCATGGTTCGCCAACCAATTTTCCTTGTGCTTACCCTGATGACTAATATTGTGCAGCTCGTCACCGATAATAATATAATCCGGTATATGCTGAGATAGTCCAAACGGTCGCATTACTCGATCTGGACAATACATCTCAATAATATCGAAGTAGTGCAATGAGACATGCACTAACCAAATATCAGATCCCTCATTATATATAGGTGAATCTGAAAGTATTAAGTTCTCTATAAATGACATCCATATAACTTATCATAACATATGAaagatttatattaaaaaacaaatcgaaactaaataatttatgttcaaataacaaaaaattcaatatatttgtAACACATACCTGATGCGGTTTTTGTGCATTCAACTCATCCTGATAAAACTCGTGGACATAAATATGATTTAAAGTGAAATGTCTAGCCCTACACCATCTCACATGGCAATCCATAAAGTTAGcatattttttacattcaatttatataaataatacgtTGATTagaatcaatttatttttcttattgccTAGAACCTTTGAATAGTGGTCTTTAAGTGATAAtgtcaaatatattattaccaTAAAATTGACCATAACGGTAATATAATCGGCTAGAACCtaaattcttcaaattaattggCGAACACCTACATTCATCAAATTTCGCtaccataacaaaattatcaatcaaattcGTGTATTTCATagctaatattattatttgacaCGTAATTCGATATAATCCAtaatttaacctaaatcaaCACTAActctaacaaaataattttgttcatTTACAATCAACAATAACCCAAAATCATTGATCATTTCATAAAATAACCTAATTATCAACTcaaattatatctaattaacctattatttaatttaaaaccctaacattgtatgaaatcaaattaacacaTTAACATAAATTACATCAAACTAATAAAGGAAAAGTGTTCAATATACCTCTAAATGTATAATATGGGTGATGATGGTGACCAGTGATGGTTGTTTTGGCCGAAAACTGGTTGAGTTGCgatggagagagagggagaggggcaAAAATATAGGGCTAAAGAGAAATAAATGGGTGATCTCGTGGTGTTTTGAGAGTGTATCGTAATGgggagagagaaaggagaggaAGGGCGCTAACAACAGGGAGAGGGGAGCGTCGAGTTGCTGtggggagagagaaagaaggaaagaataagggaaagggaaagggaaagaaataagCTCTCTGggtattaatttcaaataaagtcATAGATTCCATCCGCGACTCGCATGTAATGGATGGTACTTGCGATTCATGTGTTGCAGATGGTATCCGTGACTCGCGTATTATAATTGCCATCCACGATTCATGAAACTGTGTTGTATCCCTAAATATTTTCCCCACTATGTtactttaccctttttttttgcaattgtgCTAAAAAAACTCCCTATTAAAGCTTAATGAGATTGCTAATGATAGTCTAATTATTGCAGCAACTCCATTCGGTGTTCCTCTAAAAGGTTAGCAATTAACCTTATTTAGGATGcaaacttcttttttattgacatTCTTCATTTATGGAGGCTTTTGCTTTGCTAGTTATAGACTTTTGTTTTACTAGTTTGGTGCTTTTGGTTGCATTTAATTTGGTCACGAGGAAAGAGTAAAACTTTCCCCTTTTGATAGACACACTCTTTCAATTTAGAATaggctttttcaattttaggtAACATGTTAGCATTTGTCAATTCTACATGAATTCACTAAGTTCTTCAATTTAGGcatagtttgtttttgtatttagaaTTGTGTTTGagtgcattttaaaagtatgtccgacttaaaaaatcattaaattgatgtttttttgtgtggtttCTGATGAATCCAAACTTAACAAGCCTAAAAAACCCCCTAAAGCccccaaaacctaaaaaaagcCTAAAGAAAACATCCAAGAAGCATGGGATCGGGCAAGGATCTCGAGCCCATGAACCCAATTAGGCAAGGAGCCCGGGCATATGCTTATGCAGGGCGGACGCCCAGATGGTGCTGGGCGTGTTGCCCAACACCTGGCTAGGAGTGTTGCGTAGCACAGAAGGTGGTGGGCGGATGTCTAACATGGGTGTTGGCATGCACCCCAGTCATTTGGCTCGGGTGCGCACCCCAAGCCCAACATGCTTGGGTCCAAACAGCGTGTCTGGACCCATTTTTCACCTCTAATGGGCTCGGACACCTTGCTTGAGCCTAACAc
The DNA window shown above is from Populus trichocarpa isolate Nisqually-1 chromosome 4, P.trichocarpa_v4.1, whole genome shotgun sequence and carries:
- the LOC7466817 gene encoding glycerol-3-phosphate acyltransferase 9 isoform X2, whose translation is MDTAGNLKTSSIELDLDRPNIEDYLPSGSSIQEPRGKLRLVLLDGLSGSCSGVTCLIFHLLLRRQLVPLLMVLVLAIGWIIFLSSYIPVHFLLKGHDKLRKKIERCLVELICMFFVASWTGVVKYHGPRPSIRPKQVFVSNHTSMIDFIILEQMTAFAVIMQKHPGWVGLLQSTILESVGCIWFNRAEAKDREIVAKKLRDHVQEADNNPLLIFPEGTCVNNHYTVMFKKGAFELDSTVCPIAIKYNKIFVDAFWNSRKQSFTKHLLQLMTSWAVVCDVWYLEPQNLRPGETAIEFAERVRDIISVRAGLKKVPWDGYLKYSRPSPKHRERKQQSFAESVLRCLQEK
- the LOC7466817 gene encoding glycerol-3-phosphate acyltransferase 9 isoform X1, producing MDTAGNLKTSSIELDLDRPNIEDYLPSGSSIQEPRGKLRLRDLLDISPTLTEAAGAIVDDSFTRCFKSNPPEPWNWNVYLFPLWCCGVVIRYGILFPVRVLVLAIGWIIFLSSYIPVHFLLKGHDKLRKKIERCLVELICMFFVASWTGVVKYHGPRPSIRPKQVFVSNHTSMIDFIILEQMTAFAVIMQKHPGWVGLLQSTILESVGCIWFNRAEAKDREIVAKKLRDHVQEADNNPLLIFPEGTCVNNHYTVMFKKGAFELDSTVCPIAIKYNKIFVDAFWNSRKQSFTKHLLQLMTSWAVVCDVWYLEPQNLRPGETAIEFAERVRDIISVRAGLKKVPWDGYLKYSRPSPKHRERKQQSFAESVLRCLQEK